GGAGCGGGATAAAGCGGTTATCGTAGATGGATATTGGACGAACGAACCGTAGGTCAAGCTCAATAAAACCTCCCGTTGTTCCCTCAGCATCCCATCAAAGTCACACACGTCAGGTTATGGCGTAGACCATCTTGTCTTCTACGCTTCGGTCGAATAGACCGCTGATATTATCTGTACAATTGTAGGAACATTGGTCGTTTCGCGACAATACGTTCTGATCTAAGCCAAGGTGTACATACTATAACGtgtgaattattagaaaagACTTCCGACCCTGAAGGTCGACATGAATTCAGGCTGATATCAATGATGAGGTGAGTACCTTGACACTTCCAAATGAAATAACTCATATCTTGAAGCTGACCGATTCCGTCTTAAACCTAGTGtatgattatttgaataGGCTGCTGAGGTTTAGCAGATCATAACTTCTGTGCGGAACAGTGTTATCGGGTGTTTGGACACTTGCGAGGAAATGTTGCGGGATGTTCGGGACATTTACATTGTTTTATTGTACATTTGGTTGATCATAGGCTATCATAGGGAGATCCCATTTGTTTTCTCCTACTCAGATCTACTTGAAACTATGATAGGACCATACCTTTCatagattcaattgaaaagattaagGTACAATATTAATCATGCTTGTCGGTCACGCTACCAGACGTTTCACACTATGGCAGTATGTGATATCCCGCACCGTTCGTTTGAAAGGAAAGCACGAAATGTCCATAGCGAACAATTTTAAGAATGCAGAGACAATCTCCACATCATAAATTTGGTGAGCTCACAAATCGAAGGGCTGTACTCGCAGGAATATCTGGTATAACGTCTCCGTGAAGCAACATGTCGATCTCGGACGACTGAACAGATGTCAAATACAAGATGAAGCGACCAACAGAGAGCGGAGTCGAAGCGATCAAGTCAAAATGTATATTTGTGTTGAGCTTCACACGACGATATCTGGATGCCCCATTCGTGAAAGGCTTGAACGATTGTAAAACGACAATGTCAGCCGAAAGATACCAGATCACCACAAGCAAAGGAAAAGAGTTTAGGCAGGTATGTATCGAAGACCGAACAAACAAAATATATTCGTCTGAAAAGTCGACTTGTATCGAATCTTCATTAGTATAACGGTTAGTATAACCGCTTCTCAGTTTACGAGCTTCGGCTTTCGACTATACGCGGTAGACCAGGGTTCAACTCCCTGATGGAGAACATTTTTTGTCATATTTTTagttttaaaatttttttCCATGCATCTGGGAAAAGATATATCTGTACTGTAAAACCAACTGCGATGCACAGAAGGCTTTATTTTGCGAATAGGCAAAACTATGCATCTATACTATAAGATGACTCTTTGCGATCCTACACGTTACCCATGACTTCCACTCTGCCCTTTCCTTTGGTCTCGTTATTAACCAAATCCGTTATCGTGCGGAAAGATCCTGGATTTATTTGGACGATCTGAACGCATGCAAAAGCAAGATCAGCCCCGTTTGCGCCAGATGCATGGAGTTTTGTCGAATTGatctcatcaaattcaatggCTGAAGGAGGTAGAAATGTTTCGAGAAAAGGAGAATAAAAATCTTACAGCTTCCCATTCCATACCCATGTCGTCCTCTTCAAcctcttctacctctttTAAGATATTCTCCTTAACCCTCTTTGCATCTTTACCAGGCATACTTATTCTAATTCTCAATCTAGATCGCCTTATTGGTAAAGTACCTTCACTCTCTTCACTTGTGAGttttttgatcaattccaaAGCTTGTGCTTTAGCTGGTTTATCAGCTTTAACTGAAAATCCGATTTCTGACATTGTCTTTTCTATCATCCCTACTGTATGCTTTCGATTTGTATTTGGATCAACAGTCATTTCGCTGACTAATGTAGCTATTTCACgagataatgatgaaagttGATGTGTCCTTTCGAGGTTGTTGATTTGCAATTCTCCTTTACGCAGAATCTGTTAAAGCAGAAAATTTGTGAGCATTAAGAGCGACTGTTTCGAAGGCTTGACATTTGATAAGGAGAAGACATGGGAAACCTCAGTGCTCCGTTAGTCCAGATGGAGAAAGAGCATATATCAATGAGGAGCATCAAGCAGCGAAAGGAAAGGAATTGGAGAGGTGTAAGACGATCTCAACGATACTGAACATCTAGGCATAGGTATCTGCCCAACAGGATTCGTGAGAGAGTGCTCACCTCTTCTATGACTTTATTCATGTCATCCGTTTGAAAGCATTTCGTCCAATCATCCCTTTTAGCAACTTGACCTTTAGGTACATTGGTGAATATCTGTTCGATCTGTAAGATCTCTGAAAGATCCGTCTCACTGGATTCAAAGTAAACCGTTAGTTATAGTACATGGATAGCTTGAAATCAGACACAGCTTACACCCCTGATCGAAATTCGGATACTTTATTTTGATAACATGCGATCTACGATAAGTTTTAGCATTGTGAACTGACATACGTCCCTCTCTTGGCTTACCTCAAATCTCTTGCCTCCTTTCTTCATTCGTACTATACTGACATTGGTGAGTCTGTTACAGGCAAACATCAATACTGTTCGGACCAAAAGCGATGTGAACAGAAGGATTGAATGAGCTCACTTTATCTGAGTTCCTGGCTGCTTATTCATTTTATCTGTACGCTGTCGATTCTCCGAATGTAATAATCTGTATTGACTCGTTGAGCTATACCAATTTGAGGATAAGAAGAATGCCGCTGAAATGTCAACAAATATTTTAAGAGTAAACGTCATTATGTCGGTATGGTGAGATTTTCATCCGTGGGAAAGtgaaatgatatgataCTTAAAGTTGCAGCTTCCATTCGAACAACGTCAACGATATTCATACTCATTTATCATAACATTCTACCACATAAAACTCAATTAGCCAATAATAACTGTAGCCAAGCATCACTACGAGCACGACAAGGATAACGAAGAAAGAGTTGCTCATCATGCAAATATAGAACACAGACAGTAAATCCCTTTGACGTCGAATAGTAATCATCATACGTATtagagaagatgaaggtttTCGAAAATGACGTGACtttcaagtgagttgagAATTTTAGTCCATACGTCAAGTTTAATCTACAAAGAATGTAATCAAACTAATATTCTCATACTCGAAATCGTAAAGCTACTCCCCCGCTCAAATATTCTCTGCACTTCATCGAAAATACCCAAATCCTCACGCAACTCACGTATATTCTGTTGACACCATAGATAGAACTGTTGATCCGGATACAGGTATACTACGTTCAGAAAGGTTGATAGGTGTACAACAAGGAGCACCAAAATGGATAACCAAGGCGAGTTTTGCAAGATATCCATAATTTCTCCTGACCCCTAAAGAGAATGTCAATTCTGTCTTGACTTGACTGGTTAAATTTCAATCCGTTGACTTATTTGTAATAGTTATTCCACCTTCCTCCAACTGCATATGTCAGAGAAGTAGTTTTCGTTGATcctgaaaataataaagcAGTTATGATGTCTGTTAATTTGAGTCTAGCTCAATACGTGTGAGTACATTCTCACGAAACATAACGAATTTTGTTATTATATATTAATGTAATGTTTGAAATCTTGTAAtgtgatttatctttagaTCATGccttgaattgataaattatttaccATCACCTATTAATCCACAAACTACACTTTTCAAACAACGTGCATTACTTATATCTGGTTTCCCAACTAGAATGATTGCTAGAAGAATTGAACAAGCTAGTTTTGATCGATTTAAAAGTAATGCTGGAATAGGTAAACAAGGTTTTGAATGGGTTTTAAATGGTGGTGATCAAGCTTCATTACCTAGACCAACTTTAGATTAGAGATATTATACGAgcgaaagaagagaatataAGTCATATAGTTCGAGGATGGgtttgaagataaaaaatcagTGGCGAATATGAAGAGAGGGTTCAAATTAGTAAGAATAGAAAAAAAGGAGATAATCACAGCAATATGAGATACCAAGCAAAAACAGACCACAATTCAACATACACAAGTAGCACAATCAAAAACGTAGATGACAGTTGTAGATTCACTGATACCCAAACAAATAGCCTCAATATGTTTGTATTTTATACCTCTCAAGTGAGCTCACATGTCATCccaattcaacttgacCAATATATGACATTCGCAACGAGTCCCATTGAGACCCGTTAAGGAACTTTTCACAGCGATGAGTTGTTGCATGTCAATATGACGTGAAGCATTTTCAATGGTTTGGCAATGATGTTTGTGAAATGATGCCAATATTTTATACTACAGCAGGCGGGGGTCTATGCTACAAAGAGAAGAGTGAATGGTGTATGATAAACGCTACAGTATAAATGAATGGCGATTGAAGGTAATACACGGTATGATAGGACTAGAACTCGGCGTCGGTTGTAAATACCCTTCTAGATAGTCTCTCGCTACCGCCCTTGTCAGGTGCAGGCGTTCCAGACCGCGAAACATTGGCAAGTTGATAAGACGATACTCTTGATTCGAAGAAGTCTGTTATCAGTAAGcgatcagcttcttctcatATCCGCCGAACAAAAAATAACTGTTTGACTACACTTACTTGCTTTGCCTTGTAGCGATATCAATTCCATCCAGTCAAACGGGTTGATCGCGTGGAATATTTTTGGATATCCAAGATCTACTATCAGTCTGTCGGCGACAAATTCGATATATTGACACATAAGCTGGTAATAACggatatcagcttgataaCGGCAGCTGGACATGTAAGAATTATTACTGACATTTGCATTAATCCCTATCAAACCACACGGCAGAGCATCGGTCAAGAATTCTTTCTCGATGACCACTGCTTCAGTGACGATACTATGtacttcctcttctgaACATCGATGTTTAAGGTGATTGTATAGCTGAAGGTGGAATGAGCAGATTAGCGCATAAGAGAAAGTATATGTCGTTCGTATGATCTAACTCACCAGACATGCAAAATCCTGCAAATCTCGGACAATGATCAGCAGCGTCGAGGTAGAAAGAGTGAAACACGCTGTCACTTACGGTATGGGTACCCTCATCCCTACTAATCAACTCATTCGAAAAAGTCAATCCAGGCATAAGACCTCGTTTTTTCAACCAAAATATCGCAGCAAATGATCCTGAGAAGAATATCCCCTCTACACAAGCGAAAGCGACCAGACGAAGACGGAAGGGCTGTAACGTTATATCAGCTTAATTAAATGCATCATAGCCATCTAACCAGAAAGCTGACTAACCATTTCATCCGTTATATATTTTAATGCCCAATCTGCCTTCTTCCTGACGCACGGTACTATTTACACAGATGATCTAAGCGATTTTCACAGACAGCTGATTCAATACAGCTTACTATTATCCATTCCTCTAAATAGgaattctttctcttcacTGTCCCTCACGTACGTCTCGATCAATAAACTGTACGTTTCACTGTGCACTTGTTCCATCATACtttgaaaagaataaaatgCTCTAGCTTCTGATATCTGTACATCCATCGAGAACTGAGAGACGATATTTTCTATATTCAAGTGATTAAAATGTCGTTGCCTACTATCTATAGATGTAAAAGTGAAGAGATTGACTTACCGCCAACTATCCCATCTGAGGCAGCGAAGAATGCTAATATCCTCAGGATGAAAAACCTTTCTGGTTCCGTCAACTTATCGTTCCAGTCACTTGTGTCATGCCCTAAATCCAATTCTTCGGCCGTCCAAAACGATGCTTGAGATGCTTTGTATGCTTGCCATATCTGCGAcgataaaaaaaaaagagagGAAAGCCTTGGTCAGCAACAGCATCATATGTGTTGATGATGGGAATTACTTGCTTGAAGATTGATGACTCACCTCTCGATATTTTATGGGAAATAATACGAATCTATCGTCTGATTCTCTTAATATATCctcgtcatcttcttccgGAAATCGCCTTTGCTTCTTTTCTACCTCTTTACCTTTGACTGTTTCATCTGATGATTGATTGGCATttgtgattgtgattgaaCTCAGATGATCTTCTAAAGAAGCATTACTATCATACATTGGTCTAAAAATGTTTATCCGagatatatcatttatatCATCTATCGAAGTTGCCGTTGAACAATGTGATGAAGTGGATGATGATCGAGTTGACTTTGGTTTAGGCTTGATTATACTTGGACCTGCTACTGGTTGCGTTCTCATAAGAGGCGTTGGCATCTTGTTATATTGTAAGGATATGATACAAGGTAGAAGGAATGAAGTGTTATAATAATCATTATGATAATGTTTTCGATCGTAACCAATTCTTTGACAATAACAAAAAACTCATTAACATGACGCATACACCCCTCTCTGAAAACGTGGCAGTCACGCTACATAGTCCAATCAACCACCCCCAATATTACATAATCATTAGATTCCCCTTCGAGTCTAGACTTACTAGATCTTTTTCCCGACGCTTATCGGGGTCATTCCGAACATCGGCAACAAAGCGCGCTTTGAGAGGAAAGggggaaaaaaaaagatacCATCTATCAAATAATTATATCATTATATATCATTGTCATTCGCATCAGAATACCCATTTGGATCATCCatttttgagattgattgattgactGGATACCTTGCTCATCTGTGAatagagaagaaaatccTCGAAAAATGGCAGCCCCTCGAAATATTGCTCGACTTGCCACTAGGCTTTCCTCAAGGCGTTCAGCTatatcatcctcatcatcttcaacatctacACTTAGACGAGCGACTAAACCCATAACGGAATTCATTCGAAATGGTTCAACACTTCCACCAAGATCAAGTCAATTCGCAAAAGCAACGACAGATCACTTGAATGCATTAAAAGCTATTAGTTCATCTACTTTATCGACATTAGACAATACTGCCAGTGCAGATGAGTTGAAGACttataatgatgattggaTGAACAAATATCATGGTAAATCTCAAATAGTGGTTAAACCTAAAACAACGGAAGAAGTTAGTAAAATTATGAAATATTGTTATGCAAATGATCTTGCTGTTGTTCCACAAGGTGGAAATACAGGATTGGTTGGTGGGTATTTCAAGTTTTGGTATATCCCAGTTTAGTCCGAATACTAATTTTCTCACAACTGATGTAGGTGGATCAAATCCTGTACATGAtgaaatcatcttgaacCTTACAAACTTGAATCAAATACgatcatttgatgaagtttCAGGAGTATTAGTAGCAGACGGAGGAGTAATTTTGGAAACGGCAGATCATTATTTAGCTGAAAAAGGATTTATCTTCCCATTAGATCTTGGTGCTAAAGGATCATGTCATATTGGTGGAAATGTTTCAACTAATGCAGGTGGATTAAGATTATTAAGATATGGAAGTTTACATGGAACTGTTCTTGGTTTAGAAGTTGTTTTACCTGATGGAACGATTTGGAACGGTTTAAGTAAATTGAGAAAAGATAATACTGGTGAGTCTATTCttaccatcatcatccttgCCTTGTCCTATCTGAATACTCCAGACTTGATCCTCGACCTTCTTGTACCCCCACAAAGCTTTCTGATTATACCCAGACTGTGATAGCTGACTCTCAAGTACACGTACTCAGGATTCGACATTAAACAACTATTTATTGGTTCCGAAGGTACTATCGGTATAATTACTGCTATATCTATACTCTGCCCACGAAGACCAAGCGCAATGAACGTAGCTGTATTCTCATTAGATTCATATGAAGCTGTACAAAAGGTATTTGCCGAGGCCAAGGGTCATTTAGGTGAGATCTTGAGTGCTTTCGAATTTTTCGACAAACAAAGTGTAAGTAATTTTGAAACTGTTCTCGTTAAAACTTTGTAAATGTTTGAGAAATTAATTGGTGTTATTACTGTTTGCAGTACGCTCTTGTGAAGAaacatcaagaagaaaatggcGGAGACAGAAAAGTATTCGAAACTGAAGGAGACTTTTATTGTTTAATTGAAACAGGTGGAAGTAATGCAGAACATGATGAAGCTGTGAGTGAAATTCGGTTAGATCAATAGCTAAAATGTGAATCATTTTAATTCGTAGAAATTAACTGGTTTACTTGAACATTTAATGGAAAATGAAATGGTACTCGATGGAGTTTTAGCACAAGATTCAACacaatttcaatctttaTGGTCATTACGTGAATTAGTACCTGAATCAGCTGGAAAAGCAGGTTCAGTATATAAATATGATGTTTCTGTACCTGTTGGTAAAATGTATGGATTAGTTGAAAAAATGAGAACTAAATTAAGAGAAGGTGGTATATTAGAAGGTGATGGTAAAAAAGATGGACCTATTAGAGCTGTAGCTGGTTATGGACATATGGGTGATGGTGAGTATTCTTTTGACCCATATTCATTTGGAGATTTGAACGAAGGAAGCTGATTTCTGGAttttttttgatgattttgtagGAAATTTACATATTAATATAGTAGCTAATAAATATACAGATGAAGTTGAGAAAATAATTGAACCTTATATTTATGAAATTGTAGCTGAAAATGAAGGttcaatttcagctgaACATGGTTTAGGAGTAATGAAAGCTCCTTATATTggatattcaaaaaatgaaacttcaattgaattgatgaaaaaggtcaaaACACTTTTCGATCCTAAAGGATTATTAAATCCATACAAGTACATCGTGTAGACATGGCAATAGAAAACGGATTTTATGGGACTTTGTCGTATTGAATATTTCTCTGATAGAGTGTTATACATCTTTATACATACTTGGGATGATCATTTCGATTGTATATGCATGAGCACGGTATATTTATACTTTGTATGTAAATAAAcaaaagaagctaaaagGATATTGCACTGGTCCTCTACTGTTAATGTGACTGGAACTGGTAGGTTATTCAGGGGTCCCCTGAAAAAGTGGCGGcgtttcatcttttattCGAGATGATCGCCATCAACGTTTCAGAGAACAATAGCAAGATACTTTAACCCATCTCAAGTCATCAACACCGTATCAATTGGCATTCATGCATATAGGTTTAGTTTGACTATATACATCCAAATTCCCCtgaaatgaagatgtaaCATGGGTCAAAATTGCTAAAATATAGACGCACTGACCACCTTTTTAAACCCCTTTTGATACACACCATTTTGTTCAAGTTTGAGTTAGGGATCAATGCGTTAACCAAGTTATAATTGTACTACTTGTTATCCATGACAACCATCTTACAACACTTTTCAAACTACTTCACACTCCTTACTTTTCATCTGAGGCTCATctatccttcttctccattccGTTCTGTTGAATAATAAGGTCTTACAGCAAACTCACTTCGAAGCTAGTCAATCAATACAATCTCAATCATTGATATATCCTTTGAGGAGTATCTCCTACATCTACTACTCCAACTTACATAGCATTGGCCTAATCTCCTTTGTCACTTGAACCCCTTTTAATCGAGAATCTCTATCTGCTCAATTGGATATACCCCTCCCACACAGTCATTCacttttcctttcatcGTTACCTACAACTCTGAAACGAGACCAGACTATCTGAAGTGAAAGAATAGGacaaaacaaaaaagatcaatttgcAAGTTTATAAAGCGTATCGTAACTTCAAGAGCTTTTCACTTTGAAATAGATAGGGATACAAGGATATTTGGCTCAAATCCGGAAAACTTCTAACCGTTTACATTCTCTTCGTTGATCGATTACAATACCTTAACTTCGAGAGAACCACATATCTATCAACAGCAGAAAATACTTCATACGTCGCTGAAAGTTTCCACATAGcatcttttccattttgGAGTCTCATTTATTTCAGCACAAGATGAGTCAAGTTTCTCAACCTCGACAACAGCCTGGACAGACtcaatcttcaaatcaagGTGCCGCACAAGCTCAAGAAAGAACAACAAAGGGAAATTCAGCTAGTGCACCTAGGAAAGTGAAATTCAACGTTGGTGAGTTGGCgatattatttattttcataGCCAACTTATTTTCACAATCGCGAACGAATGGATCCTTGGGCTGTTGAATATTATTAGCTACGgcatttatcattttcatgaccaaaagctgatttgattgacaaTAGGCCACACATACCACGTATTGGATGTGATAGGAGAAGGTGCCTATGGTGTTGTAGCTTCTGCCATTCATAGACCATCAGGCACTAAAGTAGCTATCAAGAAAATCGCACCTTTTGATCATTCGATGTTCGCATTGAGGACATTaagagaattgaaattgcttAAATACTTTGCAGAAGAGGGAGTTAGTGAGAATGTGCGTTTGTTTGAGGCTTAATAACAGAGTTAGCTGTAACAAAGCTGATTCTCATCACTGATTTATTCTGTCAGATCATCTCAGTTTTGGATATAATCAGACCAGCATCATATGAAACTTTCAAAGAGGGTAAGTCGGCCGTGAAAATGTGTGTCGATGCGGTATAAAGCTGATTAACCGTATGGGCGTTAGTTTACTTGGTTCAAGAACTTCTCGAAACTGATCTACATCGAGTAATTCGTACTCAAGATTTATCAGATGATCATTGTCAATACTTCTTGTATCAAACTTGTAGAGCTCTGAAAGCTCTTCATTCAGCCGAAAGTTAGTGACTCATTTCATCACTGAATCTTTTTATCTTTCCAATTACTCTCGACGTGATTACTTTTTGTTTCCTTTGAAGCTTTTAAGCACGCTTTTGAAGTTCGCATATCTATGATATCTACCTACGCTACTCTCACATTCAGGATTCGCTTATATGATCATCAATTCGCTGATCAGTCTTTCTATTAGTCATTCACCGAGACTTGAAACCATCCAACTTGCTCCTCAACGCCAATTGCGATTTGAAAGTATGTGATTTTGGTCTTGCCAGATCAACTCAAACCGCTTCGCCAGAAGGTCAGAACAATCAAGGCTTCATGACTGAATGTGAGTATCGACTGTTGATTGTGCCAAGTGAGAGAAAATATTCGCTGATTGACGATCGTGTCGTTTGGTCAGACGTCGCGACTCGATGGTACAGAGCACCGGAAGTTATGCTTTCTTTCAGAATGTACACAAAAGTATGTACCCAGCTAGCTTGTTTGGAGAACATGGCAATAGCTGATATCGAAGGATATTTTAGTCGATAGATGTTTGGTCAGTTGGATGTATCCTTGCTGAGATGTTGAGTGGAAAACCTTTATTCCCTGGACGAGATTAGTGGGTTTTTGATTCATCAGTTTTACACCAAATGGCTTAGCATTTCAGTAAGAACGGAACTCACTGATTCCCTTTTTAGCCACCACCAGCTTTCACTTATTTTGGATGTTCTTGGTACGCCAACTTTCGAGGAGTTCCAAGCTATTACTTCCAAGCGATCCAAAGAATACGTCAGGACTTTGCAGTAAGTGCGAAGTCTAACATACGTTCTGGAGCAGACAATAGGGGTTTCATTTATTGACGTCAATGTCCCGCAGATTccgaaagaaaagaagtttCGAATCACTCTATCCTAATGCTTCGCCAATGGCGATTGACTTCTTGACCAAAACATTGACTTGTAAGTTGCTATTCCTTTGAGTGACCTATGAAGAGGATACTCATTGTTGTCAATTAGTCGATCCAAGGAGAAGGTTTACAGTCGAACAATGTTTATCGCACCCATATTTAGACGCATACCATGATCCGGAAGATGAACCTTCTGTTAAACCACTTTCATCcaatttctttgatttcgatatgatgaaagaagagatatcGAGAGAAGAGTTGAAGAGgttattatttgaagaaattatgaCTTTTGGTCAATCTGAAGGTAACCAATGAACGTAGGGCGAAGAGGGTGAGATAAGATTAACAACCGAAATCATTTGCGGGATGAGCGGGGATCGGAATATCTGTTTTGCTCGGAAATTCGGCATGTGCAGGATCCTTACTTCTAATCCTAAGTGTCAAGGGTAAGGCTATTGGGAAACTTGTTTGATTATTCCAGAGATGAGGATGACAGATTCGGTTGATGGATATGTCAGTGTTTATACAAAACTGTAGGATTAGTATTGTTT
The window above is part of the Kwoniella pini CBS 10737 chromosome 11, complete sequence genome. Proteins encoded here:
- a CDS encoding SBDS family rRNA metabolism protein, producing MNKQPGTQIKLTNVSIVRMKKGGKRFEIACYQNKVSEFRSGVETDLSEILQIEQIFTNVPKGQVAKRDDWTKCFQTDDMNKVIEEILRKGELQINNLERTHQLSSLSREIATLVSEMTVDPNTNRKHTVGMIEKTMSEIGFSVKADKPAKAQALELIKKLTSEESEGTLPIRRSRLRIRISMPGKDAKRVKENILKEVEEVEEDDMGMEWEAIVQINPGSFRTITDLVNNETKGKGRVEVMGNV